A region from the Phaenicophaeus curvirostris isolate KB17595 chromosome 28, BPBGC_Pcur_1.0, whole genome shotgun sequence genome encodes:
- the LONP1 gene encoding lon protease homolog, mitochondrial: MAAARCLRLCGRWRPALLGPARRRLLLPAASSSSPSSSSSALPAPPGPAPSPRAAFSSGARWQQWGAGGGAGGEEAEGGEEGGGGGGGGEGPAGPVMTALTPLLVPEHFPNVPLIAVTRNPVFPRFIKIIEVKNKKLVELLRRKVRLAQPYAGVFLKKDDNNESDVVEDLNEIYQMGTFVQIHEMQDLGDKLRMIVMGHRRIRINKQLEVEPEEPENKQKVRRKQKRSKKEAEEEPSVKDQAVEVVLDPVAAPSQEVLMVEVENVVHEDFQITEEVKALTAEIVKTIRDIIALNPLYRESVLQMMQAGQRVVDNPIYLSDMGAALTGAESQELQDILEETSIPKRLYKALSLLKKEYELSKLQQRLGREVEEKIKQTHRKYLLQEQLKIIKKELGLEKEDKDAIEEKFRERLKELVVPKHVMDVIDEELNKLALLDNHSSEFNVTRNYLDWLTSIPWGKCSEENLELSRAQAVLEEDHYGMDDVKKRILEFIAVSQLRGSTQGKILCFYGPPGVGKTSIARSIARALNREYFRFSVGGMTDVAEIKGHRRTYVGAMPGKIIQCLKKTKTENPLILIDEVDKIGRGYQGDPSSALLELLDPEQNSNFLDHYLDVPVDLSKVLFICTANVTETIPEPLRDRMEVINVSGYVAEEKLAIAERYLVPQARVLCGLDENKAKITSDVLTVLIKQYCRESGVRNLQKQVEKVLRKSAYKIVSGEAETVQVTPENLQDFVGKPIFTVDRMYETTPPGVVMGLAWTAMGGSTLFVETSLKRPKDKESKDGSLEVTGQLGDVMKESAKIAYTFARAFLMQKDPNNDFLMSSHIHLHVPEGATPKDGPSAGCTIVTALLSLAMNCPVRQNVAMTGEVSLTGKILPVGGIKEKTIAAKRAGVTCIILPSENKKDYYDLAGFITEGLEVHFVEHYREVFDIAFSKLDSAGG, translated from the exons ATGGCCGCCGCGCGGTGCTTGAGGCTCTGCGGGCGCTGGCGGCCGGCGCTGCTGGGCCCTgcgcgccgccgcctcctcctcccggccgcctcttcctcttccccctcctcctcctcctcggcccTTCCAGCCCCGCCGGGCCCCGCGCCGTCCCCCCGCGCCGCCTTCAGCTCCGGGGCGCGCTGGCAGCAGTggggcgcgggcggcggggcggggggcgaggaggctgagggcggcgaggaaggaggaggaggagggggcggcggggagggcccGGCCGGCCCCGTGATGACGGCGCTGACCCCGCTGCTCGTCCCCGAGCATTTCCCCAACGTGCCGCTCATCGCCGTGACCCGCAACCCCGTGTTCCCCCGCTTCATCAAAATCATCGAG GTGAAAAATAAGAAGCTGGTTGAGCTGCTGAGGAGGAAAGTACGTCTTGCCCAGCCTTATGCtggtgtttttcttaaaaaggatGACAA CAATGAATCCGATGTGGTGGAGGATCTGAATGAAATCTACCAGATGGGAACTTTTGTTCAGATTCATGAGATGCAGGACCTGGGAGACAAGCTGCGTATGATTGTCATGGGGCACCGCAG GATTCGTATAAACAAGCAGCTAGAGGTTGAGCCTGAGGAGCCCGAGAACAAGCAGAAAGTTAGAAGGAAACAGAAGCGCTCtaagaaggaggctgaggaggaaCCTTCAGTGAAGGACCAAGCGGTGGAGGTGGTATTGGATCCTGTAGCTGCTCCCTCACAGGAAGTTCTCATGGTAGAAGTAGAGAACGTGGTTCATGAAGATTTTCAGATCACAGAAGAGGTTAAA GCCCTTACTGCAGAAATTGTCAAAACAATCCGGGACATCATTGCCTTGAACCCCTTGTACAG GGAGTCTGTACTTCAGATGATGCAGGCTGGGCAACGTGTAGTTGATAACCCCATCTACCTGAGCGACATGGGTGCAGCACTGACAGGGGCAGAGTCTCAAGAACTGCAAGACATCTTGGAAGAAACCAGT ATTCCCAAACGGCTTTACAAAGCTCTTTCCCTCCTAAAGAAGGAATATGAGCTGAGCAAACTTCAGCAGCGTCTTGGAAGGGAG GTTGAGGAGAAGATCAAGCAAACACATCGCAAATACCTCCTCCAAGAACAATTGAAGATCATTAAGAAAGAGCTAGGTCTGGAAAAAGAGGACAAGGATGCTATAGAAGAGAAATTCCGTGAGCGACTGAAGGAGCTGGTAGTGCCAAAACATGTCATGGATGTGATTGACGAGGAGTTGAACAAGTTGGCCTTGCTGGATAATCACTCCTCTGAATTCAA TGTCACACGGAACTACTTAGACTGGCTGACGTCCATCCCGTGGGGTAAGTGTAGCGAGGAGAACCTGGAGCTGAGCCGAGCCCAAGCAGTTCTGGAGGAGGATCATTACGGAATGGATGATGTCAAGAAGCGAATTCTG GAATTTATAGCAGTCAGCCAGCTGCGAGGATCCACCCAGGGGAAGATCCTGTGTTTTTATGGCCCCCCTGGTGTTGGCAAAACCAGCATTGCTCGCTCCATCGCCAGAGCCCTAAACAGGGAGTACTTCCGCTTCAGCGTTGGAGGGATGACGGATgtagcagaaataaaaggacATAG GAGGACCTACGTTGGAGCAATGCCAGGAAAAATTATCCAGTGTCTGAAGAAGACCAAGACAGAAAATCCACTTATACTGATTGATGAG GTGGATAAAATCGGAAGAGGATATCAAGGGGATCCATCCTCAGCCCTTCTAGAGCTGTTGGACCCAGAACAGAACTCTAACTTCTTGGATCACTACCTTGATGTTCCTGTGGATCTGTCAAAG GTACTTTTTATTTGTACTGCCAATGTAACAGAAACCATTCCAGAGCCACTGCGGGACAGAATGGAAGTGATTAACGTATCGGGATATGTGGCAGAAGAGAAACTTGCGATTGCAGAG aggtACTTGGTTCCTCAAGCACGAGTTCTGTGTGGCCTGGatgaaaacaaagccaaaatcaCATCGGATGTCCTGACTGTTCTTATCAAGCAGTACTGCCGGGAGAGTGGGGTGAGGAATCTACAGAAACAAGTAGAAAAG GTACTGAGGAAATCTGCCTATAAAATCGTGAGTGGAGAAGCAGAGACGGTCCAGGTGACACCTGAAAACCTGCAGGACTTTGTAGGAAAGCCCATCTTCACCGTGGACCGCATGTATGAAACCACTCCTCCGGGAGTGGTGATGGGTCTGGCCTGGACAGCCATGG GAGGTTCCACTCTGTTTGTTGAAACATCCCTGAAGCGACCCAAAGACAAGGAGAGCAAAGATGGGTCCCTTGAAGTAACAGGGCAGCTGGGAGATGTAATGAAAGAGAGTGCCAAAATAGCTTACACATTTGCAAGAGCCTTTTTGATGCAGAAGGACCCCAACAATGACTTTCTCATGTCCTCCCATATCCACCTACATGTGCCAGAG ggAGCCACACCAAAGGATGGACCGAGCGCGGGCTGCACCATAGTTACAGCTTTGCTGTCGCTGGCCATGAACTGCCCCGTGAGGCAGAACGTGGCCATGACTGGAGAGGTGTCGTTAACTGGAAAAATACTGCCTGTTGGTGGAATCAAGGAGAAGACAATTGCG GCGAAGAGGGCAGGGGTTACCTGTATCATTCTGCCGTCAGAGAATAAAAAGGATTATTATGACCTTGCTGGGTTCATCACCGAAGGACTGGAAGTGCATTTTGTTGAGCACTACAGAGAGGTATTTGATATAGCATTCTCAAAGCTGGACTCTGCTGGAGGATGA